The Candidatus Krumholzibacteriia bacterium genome includes the window CCTGCTGGGCACGGATTTCTGGAACGACAGCTGCGACCCGACGGAGCTCGCCGAGGCGGTGAGTGAAGGAGCGGTGGGGGCGACCTCGAACCCGGTCATCGTGCACCAGGTCGTGCAAAGCGACGGCGCCCGATGGGGATCCGTTCTCGACGCTCTCATTACCGCGAACGAGGGGCAAACGGAGGACGAGATCACCTGGAAACTGATCGCGGTGCTAGGGTGGGAGGCGGCGGAGATCCTGCGCCCGGTGTACGACGCCACCCAGGGCCGCAAGGGCTTCCTCTCCATGCAGGTGAACCCGAAGCTCTTCAACGATGCCCGGCGCATGGTGGAACACGGCCGCGAGCTGGCGCAGATCGCCCCCAACGTGGCGGTCAAGATCCCGGCGACCGCGGCAGGTCTCGCCGCCATCGAGGATCTCACCGCGGCAGGGATCCGCATCAACGCTACGGTCTGCTTCAGCGTCGCCCAGGCCGTGGCCTGTGCCGAGGCCGTCGAGCGCGGCGTCGCTCGGGCTCAGGCAAGCGGACGCGACACGACGACGCTACTTCCAACGGTGACGCTCATGATCGGGCGCATAGACGACCATCTTCGTCGGGCCATGGAGAAGGAGGAAGTGACCGTGGATCCCGGTCACCTCAACTGGGCCGGGATCGCGATCTTCAAGAAGACGTACGGCATCTTCCGGGAACGCCGCTTCCGCAGCATCTTGCTCGCCGCCGCCTACCGCTATCCCATGCACTGGACCGACCTGATCGGCGACGGCGTCATCCAGACCATGCC containing:
- a CDS encoding transaldolase family protein, whose product is MRVTALLGTDFWNDSCDPTELAEAVSEGAVGATSNPVIVHQVVQSDGARWGSVLDALITANEGQTEDEITWKLIAVLGWEAAEILRPVYDATQGRKGFLSMQVNPKLFNDARRMVEHGRELAQIAPNVAVKIPATAAGLAAIEDLTAAGIRINATVCFSVAQAVACAEAVERGVARAQASGRDTTTLLPTVTLMIGRIDDHLRRAMEKEEVTVDPGHLNWAGIAIFKKTYGIFRERRFRSILLAAAYRYPMHWTDLIGDGVIQTMPYKWWKQFNASIFTPERSLERPLAEPTLRALVENFPDFRRAYAEDGMQPRDFVHYGASIHTLHQFLGGYHKLVELVRGRMLV